AGCAAAGCGACGAAGCAATCTGACACGAAGTGTCATTGCGAACGAAGTGAAGCAATCTCATGGTTTGGCACGAGGTTGCCACGGGCTTTGCCCTCGCAACGACCCTGCGGGTCGATTGCCGCGCCCTTCGGGCTCGCAATGACAGAGCAAAAGTAAAGCTTTTTCAGAGACCTTCAATAAATTACTTGACAATAGACCGATATCGTTGATAGAATTAAATAAATTATCGTCTAAAAGGAGCATTTAATGCCTATTGCAGACCATAAAAAATGCACAGGTTGCCGCATCTGCGAGATAATTTGCTCAATTCAACATCATAAAGAAATGAATCCCAAATTGGCTATGGTAAGGATAAATAGCAATTGGCCCTGGGAGGACAAGGTAACCATCTGCCGGCAGTGTAAGAAGCCAAAGTGCGTTGAAGCGTGCGAGTATGATGCTATTGAAAGAGTTAACGGCTATTTAAGAATTAACCAGGAAAAATGCACTGCCTGTCTTGAATGCGTAAAGGCGTGCCCTTTTGACGGCGTGGTAGTTAGTGAAATAACTCAGAAACCTATTCTCTGTGATACGTGTAAGGGAGAATATCTGTGCGTTAAATGGTGCCCCGTAAAAGTATTTAGTAAAACATAAGGAGCAGATCTGACATGAGTAATAATAAATATTTTGGTTATGCTGGAAAGATTCTAACGGTGGACTTGAGTTCCTCTAATTATGTTGTTGAGGATACTCCTTTTGACCTGATTGTAAACTTCATGGGAGGCAAGGGATTTGGGGCGAAGATTCTTTATGACGGGCTAAAGCCTGGTTGTGACCCCTTATCTCAGGATAACATTATGGTTATGGCTACTGGACCTTTAACAGGGACTTTAATGCCGGCAAGCGGTCACATTGTCCTCAGCACTAAAAGTCCGTTAACTGGCATCTGGCTTGATTCCCATTGTGGCGGATTTTTTGGCCCCGAGCTTAAGATGGCCGGTTATGATGCCATAATTATCAAGGGAAAGGCGAAGAAGCCGACGGTGCTGGTTATTAAAGATGATGGAGTTTCCTTTGAAGATGGTAAAGATCTATGGGGTAAGTTTACTTTTGAGTCTCAGGAACTGCTGAGGAAAAAACATGGAGAGAATTGCCAATTTATGTGTATTGGTCCAGCAGGAGAGAGAAAAGCGAGGTTTGCCAATATAGTCTCCGGAGGTAGGGGTTTCGGTAGAGGTGGTTCAGGAGCTGTAATGGGGTCAAAGAACCTCAAAGCTATTGTCGTAAAAGGAACTAAGGGTATTAGAATTCACGATTTCGACGGTTTTATGAGGATTTGTACAGAAGCATATAATGAATTAACGGTCAGCCCTGACACAGGAGGTGGAAGACCCAAGTACGGAACTAATTCCATCTATTCATTTATGATTGAGGCAGGAGCTCATCCAGTTAAGAATTTTCAAACCGGAGTGTTTGAAAAAGTAAAAGAATGTAATGAAGATGTGCTTGACAAAAAGTACTATAAGAGACATATAGCCTGTTTTTCCTGCCCGATAAACTGTAGCAAGGCATCCCGGGTAGACGATGGTAAATATAAGGGAAAGTTTACAGAGGGCCCTGAATATGAGAATATGTGGAGCTTGGGCGCTCAATGTGGCAATAGCAATATTGGCTCGATAATTTATGGCGAGCATCTTTGTGATGAATACGGTTTGGATGCTATTTCTACAGGAAATGTGATTGGCTTCACCATGGAGTGCTTTGAAAAAGGGATTCTCTCGGAAAAGCAGATTGGTTTTCCCGTGAAGTTCGGAAACGACGAAGCAATAATAAAATTTATAGAAATGATGGCAAAAGGAGAAGGCGTTGGAGAATTGATGAGCCAGGGTGTTCGCCAGATGTCTAAGGAGTTGGGTAAGGGCACTGAGAAATTTGCAATGCATGTAAAGGGGATGGAAATACCGGCATACGACCCACGAGGCGCTTTTGGAATGGGCCTTGCCTATGCCACCAGCGACCGGGGCGCATGCCACTTAAGGGCATGGACATTAGGAGCTGAGATATTAGATGTCCGGGAGAGGATGGACCCTTTTGCTACAGAATTTAAGGCTGAGCTTGTGAAGAATCAGCAAGACTTTTATGCAGTCATCCAATCGGCAGTTGTCTGTTTATTTCTGAATTTCGGACTGACTCAGCGCCATATAACCAGGTGCATTCAGAGTCTCACGGGAATAAAGGAGTGGAAGACAACAGAGGATATTCTGAAGATTGGCGAAAGAATATATAATCTAACAAGGTTATTCTCAATGAGGGAAGGAATTTCAGCAAAAGACGACACCCTTCCCCAAAGGTTACTCCGAGAGCCTACTAAGGAAGGACCGACAAAAGGTATTGTAGTTGACCTTGATACAATGTTAAAAGAGTATTATCTAATCAGGCATTGGGATGGAGAGGGTAGACCCACCAAGGAGAAACTTACCGAACTCGGACTCGATAAATACAAGTAGAAAAAGGAGTAGCAGACTTCAGTCTGCGTCTTGACGCAAACTAAAGTTTGCAGCTACCAAATTTAATTTTTTGAACAATATTTAAAAGAAATGAAAGTAAAAATTAAAGCCAAATTTTTTGCTATGCCCAGAGATTATCAAGGCGAAAGAGAATTGGAAATGGAAGTCAGCGAGGACTTCCAGCAGGCTCTGGAAGAGATAGATTCGAGGACTAAAATAGGGATAAAAGAGAAGCTGGACAAAAGATTTGTCATTCTCATAAATGGAAGAAATTACAAGAAGGTTTTGGAAGATAAAGGCAAATTGGAAGAAGGAGATAATTTAGCATTTGTTCCATTTTTAGGAGGAGGATAAAAGATGGGAAAAGAAATATTTAGACCAGAAGGTGTTTATGCAGCGATGCTGACGCCCTTTGATGAGAAAGGGAAAGTCAATGGAACTGTCCTAAGGAAGATAGTAGACTTTCTGATAGATAAAGGTATAGACGGGCTATATCCAGTAAGCAGTGTGGGCGAGTTTGTGCATCTTAATCCTGAGGAGAATATGGAGATAATGGATATATGTGTTGACCAGGCAAAAGGAAGGGTTCCTGTTGTTCCTGGAGTGAGT
The bacterium DNA segment above includes these coding regions:
- a CDS encoding 4Fe-4S dicluster domain-containing protein translates to MPIADHKKCTGCRICEIICSIQHHKEMNPKLAMVRINSNWPWEDKVTICRQCKKPKCVEACEYDAIERVNGYLRINQEKCTACLECVKACPFDGVVVSEITQKPILCDTCKGEYLCVKWCPVKVFSKT
- a CDS encoding aldehyde ferredoxin oxidoreductase family protein — translated: MSNNKYFGYAGKILTVDLSSSNYVVEDTPFDLIVNFMGGKGFGAKILYDGLKPGCDPLSQDNIMVMATGPLTGTLMPASGHIVLSTKSPLTGIWLDSHCGGFFGPELKMAGYDAIIIKGKAKKPTVLVIKDDGVSFEDGKDLWGKFTFESQELLRKKHGENCQFMCIGPAGERKARFANIVSGGRGFGRGGSGAVMGSKNLKAIVVKGTKGIRIHDFDGFMRICTEAYNELTVSPDTGGGRPKYGTNSIYSFMIEAGAHPVKNFQTGVFEKVKECNEDVLDKKYYKRHIACFSCPINCSKASRVDDGKYKGKFTEGPEYENMWSLGAQCGNSNIGSIIYGEHLCDEYGLDAISTGNVIGFTMECFEKGILSEKQIGFPVKFGNDEAIIKFIEMMAKGEGVGELMSQGVRQMSKELGKGTEKFAMHVKGMEIPAYDPRGAFGMGLAYATSDRGACHLRAWTLGAEILDVRERMDPFATEFKAELVKNQQDFYAVIQSAVVCLFLNFGLTQRHITRCIQSLTGIKEWKTTEDILKIGERIYNLTRLFSMREGISAKDDTLPQRLLREPTKEGPTKGIVVDLDTMLKEYYLIRHWDGEGRPTKEKLTELGLDKYK
- a CDS encoding MoaD/ThiS family protein — its product is MKVKIKAKFFAMPRDYQGERELEMEVSEDFQQALEEIDSRTKIGIKEKLDKRFVILINGRNYKKVLEDKGKLEEGDNLAFVPFLGGG